In the Flavobacterium pallidum genome, one interval contains:
- a CDS encoding RagB/SusD family nutrient uptake outer membrane protein, producing the protein MKKLKYFLAMSALIGVAFSCSEDFITLQPEGSELETSYYTNETEAYSALISVYDIMKKHTGGFENMVTFLNAGSDDFYAGGGGANDGTGIQSFSNYSLSPATMPKSYWSDYFQGIFRANLFLSKITGITMDENKKARFIAEAKGLRAYYYFELVRTFKNVPLFTAPIDPLTIYDVEQATPEEVYAQIETDLTEAMDVLPATLNIASEGGRLSKGAVQALLGKVYLYEGKNSQAAEQFAVVNGTPGGTSVYGYHLLASYGDLWNPANKFNAESILEAVHVSTSRATWDNWGSGSDEGNSMSQMIGPRGFQRITNVAPDLAGGWSFNTVTDDLYNAMEGDPRFQYTILDMEALSAAGAAGYSPGYMDTGHFLKKYLPLTTDRSTSGGTIELNYGIDSYIIRLADTYLMEAEALGGSGQRAQALLDAVRARVGLTSVPVSIPAIMSERRLELAGEGHRWFDLVRTGQGPAVLGPAKGFTANKNEIWPIPLTEIGNTKILQNPNY; encoded by the coding sequence ATGAAAAAATTAAAATACTTTTTAGCCATGTCAGCCCTTATTGGGGTGGCATTTTCCTGCAGCGAAGATTTTATTACGCTACAGCCTGAGGGTTCAGAACTTGAAACCAGTTACTATACTAACGAAACAGAAGCCTATTCCGCTTTGATTTCCGTTTATGACATCATGAAGAAGCATACCGGAGGTTTCGAAAATATGGTAACATTCCTGAATGCAGGGTCAGATGATTTCTACGCAGGCGGCGGCGGCGCCAATGACGGTACCGGAATCCAGTCGTTTTCGAACTACAGCCTGAGCCCTGCTACAATGCCAAAAAGCTACTGGAGCGATTATTTCCAGGGTATTTTCCGTGCCAACCTTTTCCTTTCGAAAATTACCGGAATTACAATGGACGAAAATAAAAAAGCGAGATTTATCGCTGAAGCGAAAGGATTAAGGGCTTATTATTATTTCGAACTCGTAAGGACATTTAAAAATGTTCCTTTGTTCACGGCACCTATTGATCCTCTCACGATTTATGATGTAGAACAGGCTACTCCGGAAGAAGTCTATGCTCAGATTGAGACAGACCTTACAGAAGCCATGGACGTATTGCCTGCGACCCTGAATATCGCTAGTGAGGGCGGCAGACTTTCAAAAGGTGCCGTACAGGCATTACTTGGAAAAGTATACTTGTATGAAGGGAAAAACAGCCAGGCTGCAGAGCAGTTTGCAGTGGTAAACGGAACCCCTGGCGGAACCAGCGTTTATGGATATCATTTACTTGCCAGTTATGGTGATCTTTGGAATCCTGCAAACAAATTCAATGCAGAATCCATCCTTGAAGCCGTACACGTATCTACCAGCCGTGCCACATGGGACAATTGGGGATCCGGATCAGACGAAGGCAACTCTATGTCACAAATGATCGGACCACGTGGTTTCCAAAGGATTACAAATGTCGCTCCTGATCTTGCCGGCGGCTGGAGTTTTAACACCGTGACCGATGACCTTTACAATGCTATGGAAGGAGACCCACGTTTTCAATACACTATCCTTGATATGGAAGCGTTATCAGCAGCAGGTGCTGCAGGCTATTCTCCAGGTTACATGGATACCGGGCACTTCCTGAAAAAGTACCTTCCTTTGACTACGGATCGCAGTACTTCAGGCGGTACTATAGAACTGAACTATGGTATCGATTCATACATCATCAGGCTTGCCGACACTTATCTTATGGAGGCTGAGGCTCTGGGCGGATCTGGCCAACGTGCACAGGCCTTGCTGGATGCCGTACGCGCTAGGGTAGGATTAACTTCTGTACCTGTTTCCATACCTGCAATCATGAGCGAAAGGCGTTTGGAACTTGCAGGTGAAGGCCACCGCTGGTTCGATTTAGTACGCACGGGACAAGGACCTGCGGTTTTAGGACCTGCAAAAGGTTTCACTGCGAATAAGAACGAAATCTGGCCGATTCCATTGACAGAAATCGGGAACACCAAAATCCTCCAAAATCCAAATTATTAA
- a CDS encoding SusC/RagA family TonB-linked outer membrane protein, whose amino-acid sequence MATHAQEVSISGKVYDEGGLPMPGVTVLDQQSSRTVATDMDGKFQIKADSKGTLVFTFISYRSVTENINGRTTIDVKMEPEAQSLNEVVVVGYGTQKKSVVTGAISSVKAKDIENLPITRIEQSLQGRVAGVMISQNAGQPGSASTVRIRGITTLNGGNDPLYVVDGVVLEASAVSYLNQSDVESIEVLKDAASAAIYGTRGASGVILITTRKGKSGKLTVRYNGYAGTSKAARKLDLLNATQYATLINEALVNGGGDIRYPNASTLGEGTDWQEQIFNKSAQRTSHEVSLSGGNDNSNFYLSYGIRDEEGIVSTAISNYNRKNFRINSEHKFGKIFTFGENFGYAREKTVGLGNTNSEYGGPLASAINLDPVTPVIQTDPAELAQSPYTIATVVRDENGNAYGISPYVGNEITNPVAYQKTRLGNYSWAENIVGNAYLQMEPVKGLKLKTNYTYKKANYGDYSFTPMYYLSAVWVTPRNNLFKSTNTTEDYQIENTISYSNDIKGHNFTILAGQGAYQYGKGGGQWVRYNNQPTNDYKEASFGWTTLPADIEAAGYTFTSHKLASLFARINYDYNEKYLLTATIRRDGSTRFGSDHKYGNFPSFSLGWVPTKEAFWPENKVLTQLKLRGSWGVTGTDVLRDFAYAPIIQSSNNYPVGSDGNVIVGSSPLSIPNPGLAWEETTQTDLGLEFTLFNNLYINLDYYYKKTTGILRDIELPGYVGATVNPVGNVGSMTNRGFELEMNYRKKFGDWTVNLSGNMATLKNEVTGISPGIDFLNGERVQGTAYNITRVEVGQPYNAFYGFETNGIFQNQAEIDAYTNSAGVMIQPNAVPGDFKWKDLDDNGVINDKDRDYIGNPFPDITYGLTLNVAYKGFDLLVFGQGVGGNQIYQGLRRLDLGMAPNFQTAALGRWTGEGTSNTYPRLTSDDKNGNFTNPSNFYLQDGDYFRIKQIQLGYSLPNDIIGKAGLDKVRLFVTGENLFTFTKYTGYDPEIGGNVYGIDRGYYPQAKSFMFGVNLQF is encoded by the coding sequence ATGGCCACACACGCTCAGGAAGTGTCTATTTCGGGAAAAGTGTATGATGAAGGTGGCCTGCCCATGCCAGGTGTCACAGTTTTAGACCAGCAAAGTTCGCGGACAGTAGCCACGGACATGGATGGTAAATTCCAAATCAAGGCCGATTCAAAAGGCACTCTGGTTTTTACCTTTATCAGTTACCGTAGTGTTACGGAAAACATTAATGGACGTACTACCATTGATGTTAAAATGGAACCGGAAGCCCAAAGTCTTAACGAAGTGGTCGTTGTGGGATATGGAACGCAGAAAAAAAGCGTTGTTACTGGTGCAATTTCCAGTGTAAAAGCAAAAGATATTGAAAACCTGCCGATCACAAGGATTGAACAGTCCCTGCAAGGACGTGTTGCCGGCGTGATGATTTCACAAAATGCCGGACAACCTGGATCTGCATCTACAGTGCGTATACGTGGTATTACTACACTTAACGGTGGTAACGACCCTCTTTATGTGGTGGATGGCGTGGTACTTGAGGCCAGCGCGGTAAGTTATCTCAATCAATCCGACGTTGAGTCAATAGAAGTACTTAAGGATGCCGCATCAGCTGCAATTTACGGTACAAGAGGCGCATCCGGTGTTATCCTGATTACCACCAGGAAAGGAAAAAGCGGCAAATTGACCGTAAGATATAATGGTTACGCCGGAACGTCTAAAGCGGCAAGAAAGCTCGACCTGCTTAACGCGACTCAATATGCGACACTCATCAATGAAGCCCTTGTCAACGGAGGCGGCGACATCAGGTATCCTAATGCTTCTACCTTGGGGGAAGGAACTGATTGGCAGGAACAGATCTTTAACAAAAGTGCACAACGTACCTCTCATGAAGTGAGCCTGAGCGGTGGCAATGACAATTCGAATTTCTATCTTTCTTATGGTATCCGTGATGAGGAGGGAATTGTCTCTACAGCGATTTCAAACTACAACCGTAAAAACTTCAGGATTAATTCAGAACACAAATTCGGGAAGATTTTTACATTCGGCGAAAATTTCGGCTATGCCCGGGAAAAAACAGTCGGATTGGGAAATACGAATAGTGAATATGGCGGTCCTCTTGCTTCCGCTATCAACCTTGACCCTGTAACACCGGTAATACAAACTGATCCAGCAGAATTAGCACAGAGCCCATATACAATCGCAACGGTTGTCAGAGACGAAAATGGGAATGCTTATGGAATTTCTCCTTACGTAGGAAATGAAATCACCAATCCTGTTGCTTACCAAAAAACACGCCTGGGTAACTATAGCTGGGCCGAAAATATTGTAGGAAACGCCTACCTTCAAATGGAGCCTGTCAAAGGTTTGAAATTGAAAACAAATTACACCTACAAGAAAGCGAATTATGGGGATTACAGTTTTACACCAATGTATTATCTTTCTGCTGTATGGGTAACACCCCGAAACAACCTGTTCAAGTCGACAAACACCACTGAAGACTACCAGATCGAAAACACCATCTCCTACTCTAACGACATAAAAGGGCACAACTTTACAATATTGGCTGGTCAGGGTGCCTATCAATATGGTAAGGGTGGCGGCCAATGGGTCAGGTACAACAATCAGCCTACAAATGACTATAAGGAAGCTTCCTTTGGCTGGACCACACTACCCGCTGATATTGAAGCTGCGGGATATACATTCACATCACATAAGTTGGCTTCTCTTTTCGCAAGGATTAACTATGATTACAATGAAAAGTACCTCTTGACCGCTACCATAAGGAGGGACGGCTCGACAAGGTTTGGTTCAGACCATAAATACGGTAATTTCCCTTCTTTCTCGCTTGGATGGGTACCTACCAAAGAAGCATTCTGGCCTGAAAACAAAGTATTGACACAGTTGAAATTAAGAGGGAGCTGGGGTGTAACCGGTACCGATGTATTGAGGGATTTTGCCTATGCACCAATCATACAATCCTCGAATAATTACCCTGTTGGTTCAGATGGAAACGTCATTGTAGGAAGCTCACCGCTTTCAATCCCTAACCCTGGATTAGCCTGGGAAGAAACTACACAAACCGATTTAGGATTGGAATTCACCCTGTTCAACAACCTTTATATCAACCTGGATTATTACTACAAGAAAACGACAGGCATTTTGCGTGATATCGAACTACCTGGTTATGTGGGAGCCACAGTGAATCCAGTAGGCAATGTGGGCTCAATGACAAACAGGGGGTTTGAGTTGGAAATGAACTACCGCAAAAAGTTTGGAGATTGGACAGTAAACCTAAGCGGTAACATGGCTACATTGAAAAATGAAGTCACTGGAATCAGTCCGGGTATCGACTTCCTGAACGGCGAAAGGGTTCAGGGCACCGCATACAACATCACAAGGGTGGAAGTAGGACAGCCATACAACGCTTTTTACGGCTTTGAAACCAATGGTATATTCCAAAACCAGGCGGAAATAGATGCTTACACCAACTCTGCCGGAGTAATGATACAGCCAAATGCGGTTCCTGGGGATTTCAAATGGAAAGATCTTGACGACAATGGTGTCATCAATGATAAAGACCGTGACTACATAGGCAATCCGTTCCCGGATATTACTTATGGACTGACACTGAATGTGGCTTATAAAGGTTTCGATTTACTTGTTTTTGGACAAGGTGTAGGCGGAAACCAGATTTATCAGGGATTACGCAGATTGGATCTGGGGATGGCACCAAACTTCCAGACAGCCGCATTAGGACGCTGGACAGGAGAAGGCACTTCAAACACGTATCCGAGACTAACCAGTGACGACAAAAACGGAAACTTCACAAATCCTTCCAATTTCTACCTTCAGGACGGTGACTATTTCAGGATCAAGCAAATACAATTAGGGTATTCACTGCCTAATGACATTATAGGCAAGGCTGGGCTGGACAAAGTCAGGCTGTTTGTTACCGGGGAAAACCTCTTTACTTTCACCAAATACACAGGATATGATCCTGAAATCGGTGGAAATGTATACGGTATCGACCGCGGATACTATCCACAGGCCAAGTCATTCATGTTTGGTGTGAACCTTCAATTCTAA
- a CDS encoding triple tyrosine motif-containing protein, whose amino-acid sequence MRVFSSIPYVILLFVFFECFGQVKNIGLPELRNFKKNEYKGGTQNWGIDEDQNGNLYFANNNGLLQFDGTSWYKYTIPNQSLIRTVKVANDGKIYVGGYNEFGYFLANQKGKLIYHSVSRLVDRKKISLIDFIWKLHVINDQVFFQSFGRLYVFKNGKLHVIEAPSRFQFSFSVNNELYLQDMSKGLMVFRNGSLVALPGTRVFNNTEVWGMLALDNQQFLIATLDKGLFLYRNGVSKPWLNEANNFVLKNSSLGCILIKDKFIVINSVLDGIVICDKSGNIIQHLNRKKGMQNNTVLSSFIDNKSNVWLGLDNGITFVNENSPFTYFGFSYELSTVYASVFHDGYLYVATNRGLFYHSLSGPFKEDMFTLVEGTTGQAWNVQVIDGQLFCGHNRGAMLIDKGRLSGIMHSNGYWGFKKIPGRPNFLIGSNYNGFGIFEKKASGWAFKCVLSGIQTSSSTFQVDEQTVWLKKDSDVYQLTLSPDLSRFSNVKKYSSLVPSLKGIGSIQSINGKVYFQTQNRFFKYSYEQSLFYEDVKLSRIFANVPKFRHVVEDSQGNFWYTFNESIGALMKQHDGTYKNSIAPFSNLTGNLVSDYPSINTVNQNNIFIGLTDGLAHYDLSAQTDFITRPKAFIRSFSFPGDTLFIGNGKISKKGCNVPYSTNNVKFTFSSPTYENLEHVEYSYQLEGFDDQWSPWSTISMKEYTNLHEDDYRMKVRVRNSYGVESEAAVFSFTVAPPFYRHPLAYIFYILLIAVSVYLIRQRIRMKIRKNKYYETIEQRRLYLEREAKIRQEQYDLEKEIEKLKNDKLQIRILAKDKELVNNSLQVVKKNKILNGIINKLKDIDAETLDDSVKFQFNKLNKSIVKEVNTDKSWKDLEKHIKNVHFDFLKRLKEKYPTISPREMDLSTYLLMNMSTKEIAEIMNISGGGVELARYRLRKKLGLNKKENLIGFLMSI is encoded by the coding sequence ATGCGCGTTTTTAGTTCGATACCTTATGTAATTCTTCTCTTTGTTTTTTTTGAATGCTTCGGACAGGTAAAAAATATCGGTCTCCCTGAATTACGCAATTTCAAGAAAAATGAATACAAAGGAGGAACACAGAACTGGGGCATCGATGAAGATCAAAATGGTAATCTGTATTTCGCTAATAATAATGGCCTATTGCAATTCGACGGTACTTCATGGTATAAATACACTATTCCTAACCAATCGCTGATCAGGACGGTTAAAGTAGCAAATGATGGGAAAATTTATGTAGGCGGTTATAATGAATTCGGATATTTTCTTGCAAATCAAAAGGGGAAACTCATATACCATTCGGTTTCGCGACTGGTTGACAGGAAAAAAATCAGCCTGATTGATTTTATCTGGAAACTGCATGTAATCAACGACCAGGTTTTCTTTCAGTCGTTCGGACGGCTTTATGTTTTTAAGAATGGAAAACTACATGTTATTGAGGCGCCCAGCCGTTTTCAGTTTTCATTTAGCGTTAACAATGAACTTTATCTGCAGGATATGTCAAAAGGCCTGATGGTATTTCGTAATGGTAGCCTTGTTGCCTTGCCCGGCACGAGAGTTTTTAACAATACAGAAGTTTGGGGCATGTTAGCGTTGGACAATCAGCAATTCCTGATTGCTACATTGGACAAAGGGCTTTTTCTTTACCGTAATGGCGTATCAAAACCCTGGCTGAATGAAGCGAATAATTTTGTGCTGAAAAATAGCTCACTGGGTTGTATATTGATTAAAGATAAATTTATTGTCATCAATTCTGTTTTGGATGGCATTGTCATTTGCGACAAGTCCGGCAATATCATCCAGCACCTGAATCGTAAAAAGGGGATGCAGAACAATACTGTGCTGTCTTCATTCATTGACAACAAGAGCAATGTGTGGCTTGGCCTCGATAATGGCATAACATTCGTTAATGAGAATTCACCATTTACCTATTTTGGATTCAGTTACGAACTGAGTACCGTCTATGCTTCAGTATTTCATGACGGATATTTGTATGTCGCCACTAACCGGGGTTTGTTCTACCATTCTTTGAGTGGTCCTTTTAAGGAAGATATGTTTACTTTGGTTGAAGGTACGACGGGGCAAGCTTGGAATGTACAGGTGATTGATGGGCAGTTGTTTTGTGGTCATAACCGTGGCGCGATGCTTATCGATAAAGGCAGGCTGTCGGGAATCATGCATTCGAACGGCTATTGGGGCTTTAAGAAAATCCCCGGCAGGCCCAATTTTTTAATAGGGTCAAACTATAACGGATTTGGTATTTTCGAAAAAAAAGCTTCCGGCTGGGCCTTCAAATGTGTTTTATCCGGGATTCAAACTTCCTCCAGCACTTTTCAGGTTGACGAACAGACGGTGTGGCTAAAGAAAGACAGTGACGTATATCAGTTGACGCTTTCGCCTGATTTGAGTAGATTCAGCAATGTAAAAAAATACAGCAGCCTGGTGCCTTCCCTGAAAGGAATCGGAAGTATCCAAAGCATCAACGGCAAAGTGTATTTTCAAACCCAGAATCGGTTCTTTAAGTATTCCTATGAGCAGTCGCTCTTTTATGAAGATGTGAAATTAAGCCGGATTTTTGCAAATGTGCCTAAATTCAGGCATGTAGTGGAAGACAGCCAGGGAAATTTTTGGTATACCTTTAATGAATCAATAGGGGCCTTGATGAAACAGCATGACGGAACTTACAAGAACAGCATAGCACCCTTTTCAAATCTTACCGGAAATCTGGTAAGCGATTATCCATCTATAAATACGGTGAACCAGAATAATATTTTTATTGGACTCACAGATGGACTAGCCCATTATGACCTTAGCGCACAAACTGATTTTATCACCAGGCCAAAGGCATTCATACGAAGTTTTTCTTTTCCCGGAGATACGCTTTTCATAGGAAACGGGAAAATCAGCAAAAAGGGTTGCAATGTCCCATATAGCACCAATAACGTAAAGTTTACATTTTCATCACCGACCTATGAGAACCTGGAGCATGTTGAGTACAGCTACCAATTGGAAGGGTTTGATGATCAATGGAGTCCATGGTCTACCATATCAATGAAGGAATATACCAACCTGCATGAAGATGATTACCGTATGAAGGTCAGGGTCAGGAACAGTTACGGGGTGGAGTCTGAAGCGGCAGTGTTTTCATTTACTGTGGCACCACCTTTTTACAGGCATCCATTGGCATACATCTTTTACATTTTGCTCATAGCAGTTTCTGTTTACCTCATAAGACAGAGGATCAGGATGAAAATCCGTAAAAACAAATATTATGAAACTATTGAGCAGCGCAGATTATATCTGGAGCGCGAAGCCAAAATACGCCAGGAACAGTATGACCTTGAGAAAGAAATTGAAAAGCTTAAAAACGACAAACTGCAGATACGGATCCTTGCCAAAGACAAGGAATTGGTCAACAACTCACTGCAGGTGGTTAAAAAGAATAAGATACTCAACGGCATTATCAACAAACTTAAGGATATCGATGCTGAAACGCTGGATGACTCAGTGAAATTCCAGTTCAATAAACTCAACAAAAGCATTGTTAAAGAAGTAAATACTGATAAAAGCTGGAAAGATCTTGAAAAACATATTAAGAACGTCCACTTTGACTTCCTGAAAAGGCTGAAGGAAAAATATCCGACGATTTCCCCGCGTGAAATGGATCTTTCCACTTACCTGCTGATGAATATGTCAACCAAGGAAATCGCCGAAATTATGAACATTTCCGGCGGCGGTGTGGAACTCGCACGTTACAGGCTCCGTAAAAAACTGGGGCTTAATAAAAAGGAGAACCTGATTGGATTCCTGATGAGTATTTAA
- a CDS encoding UDP-N-acetylmuramoyl-tripeptide--D-alanyl-D-alanine ligase, with the protein MDIQDIHQLFLQCSSLSIDTRKIEHNCFFVAIKGERFDANTFAAEALEKGALYVLIDNKDYYINDRTILVDDTLSALQELAKFHRRFLGIPIVALTGSNGKTTTKELINVVLSKRFNTKATAGNLNNHIGVPLTILSFDENTEMGIVEMGANHQKEIAFLCTIATPDYGYITNFGKAHLDGFGGFEGVIKGKSEMYDYLLSNKKTAFVNLDDALQVQRSKNIAAITFGMNRPDAFLNIDKTIANPLVKINYNATEIQSHLIGLYNANNLYAAIAIGKYFGVSDSEIREAIENYIPQNNRSQIIIKETNEIILDAYNANPSSMKVAIENFIQLEKPSKIMFLGDMFELGSESLNEHKNIVSLLEGNTKAACYFIGHDFYASRSEQSNFHFFETFEALAANKKFRKIHDSLILIKGSRGMALERILELLPS; encoded by the coding sequence ATGGACATTCAGGATATTCACCAGCTTTTTTTACAATGCAGTTCCTTATCGATCGACACCCGAAAAATCGAGCACAATTGCTTTTTCGTCGCTATCAAAGGAGAACGTTTCGATGCCAATACATTTGCCGCTGAAGCCCTGGAGAAAGGCGCATTGTACGTACTGATCGACAATAAGGATTATTACATCAATGACAGGACCATCCTCGTTGATGATACGCTATCAGCTTTACAGGAGCTGGCTAAATTCCACAGGCGGTTTCTAGGGATTCCTATAGTGGCATTAACCGGAAGCAACGGCAAGACCACGACAAAGGAATTGATTAATGTCGTGCTTTCAAAAAGATTCAATACCAAAGCCACGGCTGGAAACCTGAACAATCACATCGGCGTGCCTTTGACCATCCTTTCTTTTGATGAAAATACAGAAATGGGCATCGTCGAAATGGGTGCCAACCATCAAAAGGAAATTGCATTTCTTTGTACTATTGCCACTCCGGACTATGGCTACATCACTAATTTCGGGAAAGCGCATTTGGATGGTTTTGGAGGCTTTGAAGGTGTTATAAAAGGCAAAAGCGAGATGTATGATTACCTGCTGTCTAATAAAAAAACGGCTTTTGTAAATCTGGACGACGCATTGCAGGTACAACGCAGCAAAAATATCGCTGCAATCACTTTCGGGATGAACCGGCCTGATGCCTTTTTAAACATTGACAAAACCATCGCCAATCCTTTGGTTAAAATCAATTATAATGCGACTGAGATCCAATCACATCTTATTGGGCTTTATAACGCAAACAATCTTTATGCCGCCATTGCCATCGGGAAATATTTTGGCGTAAGCGATTCAGAAATACGCGAAGCGATTGAAAATTACATTCCGCAAAATAACCGCTCTCAAATCATCATTAAGGAAACCAACGAAATCATCCTTGATGCCTATAACGCCAATCCAAGCAGCATGAAAGTGGCTATCGAAAACTTTATACAGCTTGAGAAACCATCCAAAATAATGTTCCTTGGCGACATGTTCGAATTGGGCTCAGAAAGCCTCAATGAACATAAAAACATAGTTTCACTGCTCGAAGGAAACACGAAAGCAGCCTGTTATTTCATAGGACATGATTTTTATGCCAGCAGGTCCGAACAATCCAACTTCCACTTTTTTGAAACTTTTGAAGCATTGGCGGCAAACAAAAAATTCCGTAAAATACACGACAGCTTAATCCTGATTAAGGGATCACGCGGCATGGCGCTGGAAAGGATCCTGGAATTGCTACCGTCTTAA
- the gldJ gene encoding gliding motility lipoprotein GldJ encodes MKVNKIIAIKLMLSLALVFGFASCSKSSSSKGGSAATGWKINDKKGGFQLNTKYKKQAPAPGLVLVEGGTFTMGKVQDDVMHDWNNTPNQQHVQSFYMDETEVTNAMYAEYLYWIKTVFPPTEENYKNIYEGALLDTLVWRNRLGYNETMTNNYLRHPAYANYPVVGVNWIQATEFAKWRTDRVNEAILEKQGYLKKDAKINDVSAESTFSTETYLNAPTETFGGNSDVVLKGKNGKAKPIKTKGSKGQPGTTKEPTNIYAQRSSGLINPEYRLPTEAEWEYAAASDVGNREYNNYKGQKKYPWKGQYTRSGKRQVRGDQLANFKQGKGDYGGIAGWSDDGADITNAVKSYPPNDFGLYDMAGNVAEWVADVYRPIVDDEANDFNYYRGNVYTKNKIGEDGKIELVKSDNIKYDTVSNGRIMARNFPGQIAQVPVDEKETYLRQNFSTSDNRNYRDGDKQSTRYFDFGAEEDEATTKKGADGKRMYDSPMNNVSTDSLGTMVRKFDKSNKRTTLVNDDSRVFKGGSWRDRAYWLDPAQRRYYPQDLATDYIGFRCAMSRVGPKSDKKKRARN; translated from the coding sequence ATGAAAGTAAACAAAATTATTGCAATTAAACTGATGCTCTCGCTAGCATTGGTATTTGGATTTGCCAGTTGCAGCAAAAGCTCAAGCTCTAAAGGGGGTTCTGCAGCAACCGGATGGAAAATCAACGACAAAAAAGGTGGTTTCCAATTGAATACCAAATACAAAAAACAGGCACCAGCCCCGGGACTTGTTTTGGTTGAAGGTGGTACATTTACCATGGGTAAAGTACAGGATGATGTGATGCACGACTGGAACAACACTCCAAATCAACAACACGTACAGTCATTCTACATGGATGAGACAGAGGTAACCAATGCGATGTATGCTGAGTACCTTTACTGGATAAAAACAGTTTTCCCACCAACAGAGGAAAACTACAAAAACATTTATGAAGGAGCACTTCTTGATACTTTAGTATGGAGAAACAGGTTAGGTTATAACGAAACCATGACCAATAACTACCTTAGGCACCCTGCTTATGCAAACTATCCTGTAGTAGGTGTTAACTGGATCCAGGCTACTGAATTTGCAAAATGGAGAACGGATCGTGTGAACGAAGCCATCCTTGAAAAACAGGGGTACCTTAAAAAAGATGCGAAGATTAATGATGTAAGCGCTGAATCTACTTTTAGCACTGAAACTTATCTTAATGCCCCGACAGAAACTTTCGGCGGTAATTCAGATGTTGTATTAAAAGGAAAGAATGGTAAAGCCAAACCAATCAAGACTAAGGGTTCAAAAGGCCAGCCTGGAACTACAAAAGAACCAACCAATATTTATGCCCAAAGAAGTTCAGGGCTTATCAATCCTGAGTACAGGCTTCCAACTGAAGCAGAGTGGGAATATGCTGCAGCTTCTGATGTAGGAAACAGGGAATACAACAATTACAAAGGACAAAAGAAATATCCTTGGAAAGGCCAATACACACGTTCCGGCAAGAGACAGGTTCGAGGCGATCAATTGGCTAACTTTAAACAAGGAAAAGGAGATTACGGCGGAATTGCAGGATGGTCTGATGACGGTGCTGATATTACAAATGCTGTAAAATCTTATCCGCCAAACGATTTCGGATTGTATGACATGGCCGGAAACGTTGCTGAATGGGTTGCTGATGTCTATCGTCCAATCGTAGATGATGAAGCAAACGACTTCAACTACTACAGGGGTAACGTGTACACCAAAAATAAAATTGGTGAAGATGGTAAAATCGAATTGGTAAAAAGCGATAACATCAAGTATGACACTGTAAGCAACGGCAGGATCATGGCAAGGAATTTCCCAGGCCAGATTGCACAGGTACCGGTTGATGAAAAAGAAACTTACCTGAGACAAAACTTCTCTACAAGCGACAACAGGAACTATCGTGATGGTGACAAACAATCCACAAGATATTTCGATTTTGGTGCTGAGGAAGATGAAGCTACTACCAAAAAAGGTGCTGATGGCAAAAGGATGTATGATTCTCCTATGAACAATGTAAGTACTGACAGTTTAGGAACCATGGTTCGTAAGTTTGACAAATCCAACAAAAGAACTACTTTGGTAAATGATGACTCAAGGGTTTTCAAAGGTGGTTCATGGAGAGACAGGGCTTACTGGCTTGATCCTGCGCAAAGGAGATATTACCCACAAGATCTGGCTACAGATTACATCGGTTTCAGATGTGCCATGTCAAGGGTTGGTCCTAAATCAGACAAAAAGAAAAGAGCGAGAAATTAA